Proteins encoded together in one Rhizobium sp. 11515TR window:
- a CDS encoding ArsR/SmtB family transcription factor: MTTQPNIAAVAFLIADPTRAAMLSALLDGRARPAGELAYAAGVTAQTASSHLGKLLAGGLLAVETEGRHRYYRLAGSHVALALETLASISPAESVRRKPLTRDAQKLRFARCCYDHLAGRVGIAVTHGLLEKGFLVAAEKKRFELTPAGAKWFDRMGMNTASIRPTRYGLARQCLDWTEREHHLAGPLGVHLTNLLFAEGCIRRAPSSRAVDVTPKGWKVLKEHFGIQEQALL; this comes from the coding sequence ATGACGACCCAGCCGAATATAGCAGCCGTTGCCTTTCTGATTGCCGATCCCACGCGGGCCGCCATGCTGTCGGCGCTCCTCGATGGTCGGGCGCGGCCAGCGGGCGAGCTTGCCTACGCTGCCGGCGTGACGGCACAGACGGCCAGTTCCCATCTTGGCAAATTGTTGGCCGGCGGGCTGCTGGCCGTGGAAACCGAGGGGAGGCATCGATACTATCGTCTCGCCGGTTCCCATGTCGCGCTGGCGCTCGAGACCCTGGCCTCGATCAGTCCGGCGGAATCGGTGCGAAGAAAGCCACTGACCCGGGATGCGCAGAAGCTTCGGTTTGCGCGCTGCTGCTATGATCATCTGGCCGGCCGGGTCGGGATCGCCGTGACTCATGGGTTATTGGAGAAGGGGTTCCTTGTCGCGGCCGAAAAGAAGCGGTTCGAACTTACGCCGGCCGGTGCAAAGTGGTTCGACCGCATGGGCATGAATACGGCCAGTATCAGACCCACGCGCTACGGGCTTGCCCGGCAATGCCTCGATTGGACGGAGAGAGAACATCATCTTGCCGGACCCCTTGGCGTTCATTTGACCAACCTCCTCTTCGCGGAGGGTTGCATCCGGCGGGCGCCGTCGTCCCGCGCCGTTGACGTGACGCCGAAAGGCTGGAAGGTGTTGAAGGAGCATTTCGGCATTCAAGAACAAGCCTTGCTCTGA